A stretch of Pseudoprevotella muciniphila DNA encodes these proteins:
- a CDS encoding glycerate kinase — protein MKILLAFDSFKDCLSAGEVCETVATLLSKDYEIISMPLSDGGEGFAQILTKQFGGKIVSVNVCGPLGKMISAEYGIVGSTAYIESASACGLQLIPHCQRNPLITTSYGVGQMVNDAVKKGCEVIALGLGGTSTNDAGVGMLQALGVKFFDEMGENIGFGGQFLKGISSFDEKEKNVPAKIVCLCDVRNIFYGSKGAAKVFARQKGATEDAVEELDEGLHHFNGLIISEKGINLQHIEGSGSAGGMAGGLHAFMGAELCHGTDVIFEKMNLETAVKNADLIITGEGKSDRQTLMGKVAYEVGRLAKKHQKRIILLSGRIEDKTVLQTVFDDVFEITPRNQTLSEAINPSNTKKNIERIIHQINFERK, from the coding sequence ATGAAGATTCTTCTTGCTTTTGATAGTTTTAAGGATTGTCTTTCTGCAGGTGAAGTTTGCGAGACTGTTGCTACTCTGTTATCTAAGGATTATGAAATAATTTCTATGCCGTTGAGTGATGGTGGCGAAGGTTTTGCTCAAATACTGACAAAACAGTTTGGAGGAAAAATAGTTTCTGTAAATGTATGTGGTCCGCTTGGAAAAATGATTTCTGCTGAGTATGGCATAGTAGGCAGTACGGCATACATAGAATCTGCTTCAGCCTGCGGACTCCAACTTATTCCTCACTGTCAGCGCAATCCCCTTATTACTACATCATACGGTGTTGGTCAGATGGTGAATGATGCGGTAAAAAAGGGTTGCGAAGTAATTGCTTTAGGTCTTGGCGGTACTTCTACAAATGATGCAGGAGTAGGAATGTTGCAGGCATTAGGTGTAAAATTTTTCGATGAAATGGGGGAAAATATAGGATTTGGCGGACAATTTCTGAAAGGTATAAGTAGTTTTGATGAAAAAGAAAAAAATGTACCTGCAAAAATAGTGTGTCTCTGCGATGTGCGTAATATTTTTTATGGTAGTAAGGGTGCTGCAAAGGTTTTTGCGCGTCAAAAGGGTGCTACTGAAGACGCGGTGGAAGAACTTGACGAAGGTTTACATCATTTCAATGGATTGATTATTTCAGAAAAAGGCATAAATTTGCAGCATATAGAAGGCAGTGGTAGTGCGGGTGGTATGGCAGGTGGTTTACATGCTTTTATGGGAGCAGAATTATGCCATGGAACGGATGTTATTTTTGAAAAAATGAATTTGGAAACTGCCGTAAAAAATGCAGATTTAATAATAACAGGAGAAGGCAAGAGCGACCGACAGACATTGATGGGAAAAGTGGCATACGAAGTTGGCAGATTGGCAAAGAAACACCAAAAGCGTATTATATTGCTATCTGGCAGAATAGAAGACAAAACAGTATTGCAGACAGTTTTTGATGATGTTTTCGAAATAACGCCACGCAACCAGACATTGAGCGAAGCCATAAACCCTTCAAATACCAAGAAAAATATAGAAAGAATTATTCATCAGATAAATTTTGAAAGGAAATGA
- a CDS encoding RNA methyltransferase, with the protein MQKLTVEELNRISIENFREAKKLPLVVVLDNIRSLHNVGSVFRTADAFRLEGIFLCGITATPPAIEIHKTALGAEDSVEWKYEEKTIDAVNKLKEDGYVVLALEQVKESKMLDKYKFEGSKKYAIILGNEVKGVQQEVVDACNDTIEIPQYGTKHSLNVSVSAGIAIWEVFFQLREKLM; encoded by the coding sequence ATGCAAAAACTTACAGTAGAAGAACTCAACAGAATAAGCATCGAAAATTTCAGGGAGGCTAAAAAACTTCCCCTTGTCGTAGTACTCGACAATATAAGAAGTTTACACAACGTAGGTTCTGTTTTCAGAACAGCCGATGCCTTTCGTCTGGAGGGAATTTTTTTATGTGGTATTACAGCCACACCGCCTGCTATAGAAATACATAAGACAGCGCTTGGTGCTGAAGACAGTGTGGAATGGAAATATGAAGAAAAAACCATAGATGCAGTAAACAAATTAAAAGAAGACGGGTATGTGGTATTAGCATTGGAACAAGTGAAAGAAAGCAAAATGTTGGATAAATACAAGTTTGAAGGTTCGAAGAAATATGCAATTATATTAGGTAATGAAGTTAAAGGCGTGCAACAGGAAGTTGTTGATGCTTGCAACGACACCATAGAAATACCTCAATATGGCACAAAACATTCTCTGAATGTAAGTGTAAGTGCCGGTATAGCCATTTGGGAAGTTTTTTTTCAATTAAGAGAAAAATTGATGTAA
- a CDS encoding DUF4294 domain-containing protein: MKQIHIIFFMLLAVQSLNVRAQNADKDSIEATEMDYQIPIQFLVDTVADENGKYLCITLPKVLKIPPPAFADERSRENYYKLVKHIKKVLPYAVSAKQLILETYQLLQCMDEKERKKHIKILEKELRSKYLPIFKKLSTSEGVLLTKLIDRECGMSGYEIAKTFLGSFDAGKYQLLGKMFGQDLKRRYDPKGADRITERLVKLVESGQI, from the coding sequence ATGAAGCAAATTCATATCATATTTTTTATGTTGTTGGCTGTTCAGTCGCTGAATGTCAGAGCGCAAAATGCAGATAAGGACAGCATAGAAGCCACAGAAATGGATTATCAGATACCCATTCAATTTTTGGTAGATACCGTTGCTGATGAGAATGGAAAATACCTTTGCATCACATTGCCGAAAGTTCTGAAAATACCACCACCTGCCTTTGCAGACGAGCGGTCGCGTGAGAATTATTACAAACTCGTCAAGCACATTAAGAAAGTATTGCCTTATGCAGTGTCGGCGAAACAACTGATTCTGGAAACTTATCAGTTGCTTCAATGCATGGATGAGAAGGAGCGGAAGAAACATATTAAAATACTTGAAAAAGAACTCCGTTCAAAATATCTGCCAATTTTCAAGAAACTCAGTACTTCGGAGGGTGTTTTGCTTACAAAATTGATTGACCGCGAATGTGGGATGAGTGGTTATGAGATAGCCAAGACATTCCTGGGATCTTTTGATGCGGGTAAATATCAGTTATTAGGAAAAATGTTCGGACAGGACCTTAAGCGACGTTATGATCCGAAAGGTGCAGACAGAATAACAGAGCGTTTGGTAAAACTCGTTGAAAGCGGACAAATATAA
- a CDS encoding rhomboid family intramembrane serine protease, with translation MYKNIPPVTRNLLIINFIVYLAQIAFAGHNTDLADVFGLHFILASDFRIYQLFTYMFLHGGFTHLFFNMFSLWMFARIIEQEFGSKKFLILYIVSGVGAGICQECWQLGQYYIEGWGNYAVVNTGGSVMSMANYLNMMTTVGASGAVYGILLAFGMQHPNDTIMLIFPPIPLKAKYMIGGFIVIEVLSSFSSNTNVAHFAHLGGMLFAWLLILYWRKKYRTHTSSFRGWNTWTPESENTTILQRIRNLFKPKEKPTYKQNTTTHSADYNYNAHKRENEKRIDEILDKVKKSGYQSLTEDEKKELFRRSR, from the coding sequence ATGTATAAAAACATTCCGCCAGTAACGCGAAATCTGCTGATAATAAATTTCATAGTCTATCTCGCCCAAATAGCCTTTGCAGGTCATAACACCGACTTGGCAGACGTCTTTGGCTTGCATTTCATTCTGGCGTCCGATTTTAGGATTTATCAGCTCTTCACATACATGTTCCTTCATGGCGGATTCACACACCTTTTCTTCAACATGTTCTCGCTTTGGATGTTTGCACGCATCATAGAGCAGGAATTTGGAAGCAAGAAATTCCTGATTTTATACATAGTAAGCGGCGTAGGTGCCGGCATCTGTCAGGAGTGCTGGCAGTTGGGGCAATACTACATAGAAGGTTGGGGAAACTATGCCGTAGTAAATACAGGCGGGTCTGTAATGTCAATGGCAAATTATCTCAACATGATGACTACCGTGGGCGCCAGTGGTGCTGTATATGGCATACTCCTTGCCTTCGGCATGCAGCACCCGAACGACACCATTATGCTCATTTTCCCGCCCATTCCGCTCAAGGCGAAGTACATGATAGGTGGTTTTATCGTCATAGAAGTGCTGTCGTCATTCAGTTCCAACACCAACGTGGCGCATTTTGCACACCTTGGCGGTATGCTGTTTGCCTGGTTGCTTATCCTTTATTGGCGGAAGAAATATAGGACGCATACAAGCAGTTTCAGAGGGTGGAACACATGGACTCCGGAAAGTGAAAACACCACTATCCTGCAGCGCATACGAAACCTCTTCAAGCCGAAGGAAAAACCGACATACAAACAGAACACCACCACCCATTCTGCCGACTACAACTACAATGCGCATAAGAGGGAAAATGAGAAAAGAATTGACGAAATACTCGACAAGGTAAAGAAATCAGGCTATCAGAGCCTTACGGAGGACGAGAAAAAAGAACTGTTCAGACGAAGCAGGTAA
- a CDS encoding endonuclease/exonuclease/phosphatase family protein: protein MAKRKSNNKWLQRKRDKIVLAFGIVAVVLLLLSSLAVYVNPAGFPVAALFCLAFPFFAVLLIVAIIISLLVNHKLAIVPALGLLMCFPALRNYCPINIFSDKSAVDSIKVLSFNTRNFGGHESDDLGKNYVLSHMMDSKADIICFQEGACERAYYEHVIFPELKKIKYYYSVARSGRYNTIGIFSKFPIIRKEKVNVTGYNIVMAYTLRLNNGDSLLVVNNHLVSNALSEEDRSVYSSVVKGEKKVSQQAVGESSKNILKSLISSAKRRGEQVDSVKLFLDRHKGQSMLVLGDFNDTPVSYAHQRLSDGLTDCFRAAGNGIGRSFNKDAFVVRIDHIFCSKDWEPASCKVERVYTYSDHFPVECVLYKK, encoded by the coding sequence ATGGCAAAAAGAAAAAGTAATAATAAATGGCTGCAGCGCAAGCGCGATAAAATAGTGCTGGCATTTGGCATAGTTGCCGTTGTTTTGCTTTTGCTCAGCAGTCTGGCTGTCTATGTCAATCCTGCCGGTTTTCCTGTTGCTGCATTGTTTTGTCTGGCATTTCCATTCTTTGCTGTTCTGCTCATTGTGGCAATCATTATTTCGCTTTTAGTCAACCATAAACTGGCAATAGTTCCGGCGCTTGGATTGCTGATGTGCTTTCCGGCATTGAGAAACTATTGTCCAATAAATATATTTTCGGATAAATCGGCTGTAGATAGCATAAAGGTGCTGTCGTTCAATACGCGCAATTTCGGAGGCCATGAAAGCGACGATTTAGGGAAAAACTATGTGTTGAGCCACATGATGGACAGCAAGGCGGACATCATCTGTTTTCAGGAAGGTGCATGTGAGAGAGCGTATTATGAGCATGTGATATTTCCGGAACTAAAAAAAATCAAGTATTACTACTCAGTAGCGCGTTCAGGACGCTACAACACTATAGGCATTTTTTCCAAGTTTCCCATCATACGTAAGGAGAAAGTAAACGTTACGGGCTACAATATAGTGATGGCTTACACACTTCGGCTGAACAACGGAGACTCGTTGCTCGTGGTGAACAACCACCTCGTGAGTAATGCGCTGTCTGAAGAAGACAGAAGTGTTTACAGCAGCGTGGTGAAAGGTGAAAAAAAAGTGTCGCAACAAGCCGTTGGAGAAAGTTCCAAAAACATTCTGAAAAGTCTCATCAGTTCTGCTAAGCGAAGAGGCGAACAGGTGGACAGTGTAAAACTCTTTCTGGACCGGCACAAAGGGCAGAGCATGTTGGTTTTGGGCGATTTCAACGACACACCCGTCAGTTATGCCCACCAGCGCCTGAGCGATGGCTTGACCGACTGCTTCCGTGCCGCAGGGAACGGCATAGGCAGGTCGTTCAACAAAGACGCGTTCGTCGTACGCATCGACCATATTTTCTGTTCAAAGGACTGGGAGCCAGCCTCCTGCAAAGTGGAAAGAGTATATACTTATTCCGACCACTTCCCTGTTGAATGTGTGCTCTATAAGAAATAA
- the uvrA gene encoding excinuclease ABC subunit UvrA, protein MKNKDNDFIVIKGARANNLKNFDLNIPRNKLIVITGLSGSGKSSLAFDTLYAEGQRRYVESLSAYARQFLGRMHKPECDYIKGLPPAIAIEQKVTSRNPKSTVGTSTEIYDYLRLLFARIGHTFSPISGKEVKRHSEQDIVDCVLSYSKGTKFTLLSPLKIRHERTLKEQLQVNLKQGITRLDVDGVITHIEDVIDIFENAEQKKEELEVFNKQIESGNIYLLIDRLTVDDSKENISRIWDSVQTAFYEGEGECMLRFYPARTLHYFSTRFEADGITFEEPNDNMFSFNSPLGACPECEGFGKIIGIDENLVIPDKNLSVYDGAVMCWRGEKMSMWTKEFCRRALNNNFPIFKPYSELTKTEKDILWYGDEKEKQLPDEERVTIDAFFNFLQRNQYKIQYRVMLARYRGKTTCPKCRGTRLKKEANYVKICGKTITELVDMPINELQVFFNEINISEHDEKVGKRLLTEIRNRLKFLCDVGLGYLTLNRTSNTLSGGESQRINLATSLGSSLVGSLYILDEPSIGLHSRDTSRLINVLKELRNIGNTVIIVEHDEDIMRAADYVIDIGPEAGRLGGEVVLSGEMEKIKKMTEKDAEKSKSHTAKYLNGIEKINIPTTRRHWNKFIEIKGARENNLRGIDVKIPLNVLSVVTGVSGSGKSTLVRDIFFRAMQRELDITSERPGDFSSITGDIKTIKHVEFVDQNPIGKSSRSNPVTYVKAYDEIRKLMADQPLSKQMDFTAAYFSFNADGGRCEECKGDGVVKVEMQFMADLELTCEACEGKRFQRQILEVKYHDKNIYDILEMTVNQAIEFFTEHNKRKIVKLLKPLQDVGLGYIKLGQSSNTLSGGENQRVKLAYYLAQEQSEPTLFIFDEPTTGLHFHDIKKLLDSFNSLIERGHTILIIEHNMEIIKCADHVIDLGPEGGKEGGQVVAVGTPEEIVKKQKGYTWKYLKKAIDFN, encoded by the coding sequence ATGAAGAATAAGGATAACGATTTTATCGTCATCAAAGGTGCTCGGGCAAACAACCTGAAAAACTTTGATTTAAACATACCTCGCAACAAACTCATCGTTATAACAGGTCTGAGTGGTTCAGGAAAATCATCCTTGGCATTCGATACGCTTTATGCCGAAGGGCAACGAAGATATGTGGAAAGTCTTTCTGCATACGCCCGACAATTCTTAGGCAGAATGCATAAACCTGAGTGCGACTATATAAAAGGACTTCCACCGGCAATAGCCATAGAACAAAAAGTAACAAGCAGAAACCCAAAATCTACTGTAGGTACATCAACAGAGATATACGACTATCTCCGCCTGCTTTTTGCCAGAATAGGACATACTTTTTCACCCATCAGCGGAAAGGAAGTAAAACGACATTCAGAGCAAGATATAGTAGATTGTGTGCTCTCGTATTCAAAAGGCACTAAATTCACATTGCTTTCACCTCTGAAAATACGTCATGAAAGAACGCTTAAGGAACAACTTCAAGTCAACCTGAAACAAGGTATCACACGCCTTGATGTGGATGGAGTTATCACACACATTGAGGATGTAATAGATATATTTGAAAATGCTGAACAAAAGAAAGAAGAACTTGAAGTATTCAATAAGCAAATAGAATCAGGAAATATTTATCTGCTCATAGATCGTCTTACTGTTGACGACAGTAAAGAAAACATATCCCGTATTTGGGATTCCGTTCAAACCGCATTCTATGAAGGTGAAGGTGAATGTATGCTGAGATTTTATCCGGCAAGAACATTACACTATTTCAGTACTCGTTTCGAAGCCGATGGCATCACTTTCGAAGAACCCAACGACAACATGTTTTCCTTTAATTCTCCTCTCGGTGCATGTCCCGAATGTGAAGGATTTGGAAAAATAATTGGCATAGACGAAAATCTTGTCATACCCGATAAAAATCTTTCGGTATATGATGGTGCCGTTATGTGCTGGAGAGGAGAAAAAATGAGTATGTGGACAAAAGAATTCTGCAGACGTGCGCTGAATAACAATTTTCCTATATTCAAACCTTATTCAGAACTGACAAAAACTGAAAAGGATATTCTCTGGTATGGCGATGAAAAGGAAAAACAACTGCCAGATGAAGAAAGAGTTACTATAGACGCATTTTTTAATTTCCTGCAAAGAAACCAATACAAAATACAATACCGTGTGATGCTTGCAAGATACAGGGGAAAGACTACCTGTCCCAAATGCCGTGGCACACGACTAAAAAAAGAAGCAAACTATGTAAAGATATGTGGCAAAACCATAACTGAACTGGTGGATATGCCTATAAATGAATTACAAGTCTTCTTTAATGAAATAAATATTTCAGAACATGACGAAAAAGTAGGTAAAAGATTGCTTACTGAAATAAGAAACCGACTTAAATTCCTTTGCGATGTAGGATTAGGTTACCTCACGCTCAATCGTACTTCAAACACACTTTCAGGCGGTGAAAGCCAAAGGATAAACCTCGCTACCTCTTTAGGAAGTTCGCTTGTAGGTTCACTATATATACTCGATGAACCAAGTATAGGCTTGCATAGTCGCGATACCTCACGACTTATCAATGTCCTCAAAGAATTGCGCAATATAGGAAACACTGTAATCATTGTTGAACACGATGAAGACATCATGCGTGCTGCAGATTATGTCATAGACATAGGTCCTGAAGCAGGAAGATTAGGAGGAGAAGTGGTGCTAAGCGGTGAGATGGAAAAAATAAAAAAAATGACAGAAAAAGATGCTGAAAAAAGTAAAAGTCATACGGCAAAATACCTGAACGGCATCGAAAAAATAAATATACCAACTACACGCAGACATTGGAATAAGTTTATAGAAATAAAAGGTGCCCGAGAAAACAATCTTCGTGGAATAGACGTAAAAATACCGCTAAACGTGCTATCTGTCGTAACGGGTGTGAGCGGTTCTGGTAAAAGCACACTCGTACGCGACATTTTTTTCCGTGCCATGCAGCGCGAATTGGACATTACATCCGAAAGACCGGGTGATTTTTCTTCTATAACAGGCGATATAAAAACAATAAAACACGTGGAATTTGTAGATCAGAATCCTATAGGCAAATCTTCACGTTCAAATCCTGTTACCTACGTAAAAGCCTACGATGAAATAAGAAAACTAATGGCAGATCAGCCGCTGTCTAAACAAATGGACTTCACCGCAGCCTATTTTTCATTCAATGCTGACGGAGGAAGATGCGAAGAATGCAAAGGAGATGGAGTTGTGAAGGTGGAAATGCAATTCATGGCAGATCTGGAACTTACTTGCGAAGCCTGTGAAGGAAAGCGTTTTCAAAGACAAATACTCGAAGTGAAATACCATGACAAGAATATCTACGATATTCTGGAAATGACCGTAAACCAAGCCATAGAATTTTTCACAGAACACAATAAAAGGAAAATAGTAAAACTACTCAAACCGCTTCAGGACGTAGGTCTCGGATACATCAAACTGGGACAATCATCCAACACGCTGTCCGGTGGAGAAAACCAGCGTGTAAAACTGGCATACTATCTTGCACAGGAACAATCTGAACCTACACTGTTTATATTCGATGAACCAACCACTGGTCTGCATTTTCATGACATAAAAAAACTGCTTGATTCTTTCAATAGTCTTATAGAAAGAGGACATACCATACTTATCATCGAACACAATATGGAAATTATAAAATGTGCTGATCATGTCATCGACTTAGGACCGGAAGGAGGAAAAGAAGGCGGACAAGTGGTTGCTGTAGGCACACCGGAAGAAATAGTAAAGAAACAAAAAGGATATACCTGGAAATATCTGAAAAAAGCAATAGATTTCAACTGA
- a CDS encoding porin family protein, whose product MKKMMFLLAAAMLLSVSTSQAQIQWGVVAGTNLSKVNFSKDLDRFAHDNLKSKNMSGWYVGPKVNVKIPLVGLGLDAALEYSQKKLQTHNNTTGGSSSKTFRSVEIPINLRYNFGVSKLASVYLATGPQFGFNVGNKNWTLKNVISTSEQTFKKSNMSTSWNVGAGVKVLNHLEVGLLYNIALSKYYKAAGNDDYTFKSNSFQIQAAILF is encoded by the coding sequence ATGAAAAAAATGATGTTTTTGTTGGCAGCCGCTATGCTGTTGTCAGTATCCACTTCCCAAGCACAGATACAGTGGGGAGTAGTAGCAGGTACAAACCTTTCGAAGGTGAATTTCTCCAAAGATTTGGACAGGTTTGCACACGACAATCTGAAGTCGAAGAACATGTCGGGATGGTATGTAGGTCCGAAAGTTAATGTAAAAATACCTTTAGTAGGTCTCGGACTTGATGCTGCACTGGAATATTCTCAGAAAAAACTGCAGACGCACAACAATACTACGGGTGGTAGTTCAAGCAAGACTTTCCGTTCCGTAGAAATACCTATAAACCTTCGTTACAACTTCGGTGTAAGCAAATTGGCTTCGGTTTATTTGGCAACCGGACCGCAGTTTGGTTTTAATGTAGGAAATAAGAATTGGACCTTGAAAAATGTAATATCTACTTCAGAACAAACTTTCAAAAAAAGCAATATGAGTACAAGTTGGAATGTAGGTGCCGGTGTGAAAGTGCTCAACCATTTGGAAGTAGGTCTGCTCTATAACATTGCACTCAGCAAATACTACAAGGCTGCAGGCAATGACGACTACACTTTCAAGAGCAACAGTTTCCAAATTCAGGCTGCCATCCTGTTCTGA
- the nhaD gene encoding sodium:proton antiporter NhaD: MELTTLFIIIVFVVGYVCIAIEDAIKVTKSATALLMCAITWTLYSLGTGDGFDLHALGDTSQTIFFLMGAMTIVEVVDQQGGFNFVRDALSTRSKRSLLWRIAFMTFFLSALLDNLTTSIVMIMVLRKLVADHKDRIIYAALIVISANAGGAWSPIGDVTTIMLWINKSVTSLGVMKEIIIPSLIAMIVPALILQFQLKGDLQKPQADMSLAELDFSKRERDLVFWIGVGGLVFVPIFHSVTNLPPFMGILLALSMIWIATELLYSRKKQKNNKKKKRVAALVKRIDMSTLLFFLGILLTVTTLEKTHVLENVGIWLNNVSNGNHYLVTGVIGVLSSIVDNVPLVACCMKMYAIDPNVASDFAQDGIFWQLLAYCAGVGGSMLIIGSAAGVVVMGLEKISFGWYMRKITWIAFVGYIAGIAYYWLERSVLGL, from the coding sequence ATGGAATTGACAACACTTTTCATTATTATTGTTTTCGTAGTGGGATACGTTTGTATTGCTATTGAGGATGCCATAAAGGTAACAAAGTCGGCTACTGCACTCCTGATGTGTGCCATTACATGGACTCTTTATTCATTAGGAACTGGTGATGGTTTTGATCTTCATGCTTTAGGTGATACAAGCCAAACTATATTCTTTCTGATGGGTGCCATGACCATCGTTGAGGTGGTTGACCAGCAAGGCGGATTTAATTTTGTGCGTGATGCTTTGAGCACACGTTCCAAGCGGTCGCTTCTCTGGCGTATTGCTTTTATGACATTTTTCCTTTCAGCATTGCTCGACAATCTTACAACGAGTATAGTAATGATTATGGTGTTGCGCAAACTTGTTGCCGACCACAAAGACCGTATCATCTATGCAGCACTCATTGTGATTTCAGCAAACGCAGGTGGTGCGTGGAGTCCTATAGGAGACGTTACAACAATCATGCTATGGATAAATAAAAGCGTAACTTCTCTTGGTGTAATGAAGGAAATTATTATTCCAAGTTTGATTGCAATGATTGTTCCTGCATTAATACTTCAATTCCAATTAAAAGGTGATTTACAAAAGCCACAAGCAGACATGAGTCTTGCTGAACTCGACTTCAGTAAGCGCGAGCGCGACTTGGTGTTTTGGATTGGTGTAGGGGGGTTAGTTTTTGTGCCTATTTTCCATAGTGTTACAAATCTGCCTCCTTTCATGGGTATCCTTTTAGCCTTGAGTATGATTTGGATTGCTACAGAATTACTCTATAGTCGCAAAAAGCAGAAGAATAACAAAAAGAAAAAACGTGTTGCAGCGCTTGTAAAGCGTATAGACATGTCAACGTTGCTTTTCTTCCTCGGTATTCTTCTTACTGTTACTACGCTCGAAAAAACTCATGTATTAGAAAATGTAGGTATTTGGTTAAATAATGTAAGTAACGGTAATCATTATCTTGTAACGGGAGTTATAGGTGTCCTTTCATCTATTGTAGATAATGTACCACTCGTTGCATGCTGCATGAAGATGTATGCAATAGATCCCAATGTAGCATCCGACTTTGCTCAAGATGGTATATTCTGGCAACTGTTGGCTTACTGTGCAGGTGTGGGTGGTTCCATGCTCATCATTGGTAGTGCTGCCGGTGTGGTAGTGATGGGACTTGAAAAAATAAGTTTCGGCTGGTATATGAGAAAAATAACGTGGATAGCCTTTGTGGGTTATATTGCAGGTATTGCATACTACTGGTTGGAACGCTCTGTTTTAGGATTATAA
- a CDS encoding nitroreductase family protein, producing MRKLLVSVFFVLGLSSNAQTIQLPAPDLNSSSKSFFQVLSQRKSERSFSNIVINDATLSTILWSACGINRPEEKKITAPSAINAQDILVYVCRADGAYLYHPIDNTLEKVSDLDLRKAVAGNQTFAAEAPVSLIMVSDGVKFRHGNAETIGMIDAGYVSENICLACTALGLATVPRMSMDKETLKKELHLTDKQILILNNPIGFPK from the coding sequence ATGAGAAAATTATTGGTTTCAGTATTTTTTGTATTAGGATTGAGCAGCAATGCACAAACCATCCAATTACCCGCACCCGACCTCAATTCTTCATCGAAAAGTTTTTTTCAGGTCTTGAGTCAGCGTAAGTCTGAAAGGTCTTTCAGTAATATAGTTATAAACGATGCAACGCTTTCCACCATTCTGTGGTCTGCATGTGGCATCAATCGTCCTGAAGAAAAGAAAATAACGGCACCTTCAGCCATAAATGCTCAGGATATATTGGTATATGTATGTCGTGCTGACGGGGCTTATCTTTACCATCCCATTGACAATACGCTTGAAAAAGTATCAGATCTTGATTTACGAAAAGCAGTGGCAGGCAATCAGACTTTTGCAGCCGAAGCACCTGTAAGTCTGATTATGGTTAGCGATGGTGTAAAGTTTAGGCACGGTAATGCCGAGACAATTGGAATGATTGATGCCGGATATGTAAGTGAAAACATCTGTTTGGCTTGTACGGCTCTCGGACTTGCCACAGTGCCACGCATGAGTATGGACAAAGAAACACTCAAAAAAGAACTTCATCTGACCGACAAGCAAATTTTAATACTGAACAATCCTATAGGTTTTCCAAAATAG